AGCAGCAGCACCCGGTTCGCGGGGTTTTCCGAGAGGCGGGCGGCCAGCACGCAGCCCGCGGTGCCCCCGCCGGCGATCACGAAATCGAAGCTGTCGTCTGGTGGCGTCATTGCCGTTGTTCCGTTTCTGGTCGGGGTGCGGGAAGTCCGGCTGGTCAGTGCCGTGCGCCCGGCCACAGCGGACCTCCGGCGAATACCGCCCGCGGAATCGTGCGCAGGTCGCCGACTCGGGGGGTGAATCCAAGGTGTGCCAGCACGTCTCGCTCCAGGTCGAGGCCTTCCGCGATCTCGGTGAGGACAAGTCCGTCGGGGCCCAGCTCGAATACGGCGCGCTCGGTCACATAGACGACCTGCTGGCCGTCGGCGAGAGCGGTTTCCGCGGAGAATGTCCGTTCGGCGACGGACGGCACGAACTTCGCGACGCTGCCCTCCCGGTCGATCCGCAACCGTCCGTCCGCTGTGGACACTTTGAGGCCGCGGGCGGTGAGAGTGCCGCAGAAGACCACCTTGCGCGCACCGCTGACGATGTCGATGAATCCGCCCGGCCCGACCACCTGCCCGGCGATGCGGGAAACGTTGACGTTCCCGTGCTGATCGACCTCGGCCATCCCCAGCGCGGTCACATCGAGCAGCCGGGTCGCGAAGAAGTCGAACTGGGTCGTCGAAGGGACCTGGGCATACGGGGCGCGCGAGAGCCCGAACAACTGCCCGGTCTCCATCCGCCCGCCGACTGCGCCCTGCTCGATGCACAAGTCCACGTCTTCCATCCGCCCGTGGTCGGCCAGCACGTCAACGACCTCCGCGCTCATCCCGAAGCCGACGTTGACCACCATCCCCGGCGTCACTTCCAGTGCGGCCCGCCGGGCGATGACGGTCCGCGCGCCCCAGCTCGCCGTTTCCCCCTGTGCAGCCGTGCGCGACGCAGGCGTGAACTGGCCGGTCAGCCCTGGGTCGTATTCCGCGGCGTAGGTCTGCCATTGGCCGGGTTCCTCGACCACGACGTCGACGAGCGGCGCGGGCAGGTGCACCGACCGGGGCTCGAGCGACCCGGTCGCGGCCACGCGTTTCGCTTGTGCGATCACGATGCCCCCATTGCCGCGGGCCGATGCCGCGACAGCCTGCACATCGAGCAGCGCGGCCTCCTCGGCCAGGCTCAGGTTTCCGCGCAAGTCGGCAGCGCTGCCGCGCACGATCGCAACGTCGACCGCCAGCGGCCGATACCGCAAGTACTCGTGCCCGTCGTATTCGACCAGCTCCACGAGGTCCTCGGAAGCGGCTTCGTTCAGCTTTCCCCCACCGTGGCGCGGATCGACGAAGGTGCCCAGTCCCACCCTGGTGAACAGCCCCGGCCGCCGAGCGCCGCTTTCCCGCAGCAAGGCGCTGATCACGCCGGCCGGCAACGCGTACGCCTCGATCTGGTTCGTCGCCGCCAGCTTCTGCATCGTCTGCGACCACGTCCAATGGCCCCCGATCACCCGTCGCGCCAGGCCGGGGTGGGCGAACCGGTTGAGGCCCTTCGCGCCGTTGTCCCCGATGCCGAGCGCATGGATCACGGTCAGGCCGCGCGGACTGCCGGTCGCGATGAACCGTCGTTCGATCGCGGCGAACACCTCGTCGGCCTCGAGGATCCCGCCGCCGGATCCAGTGAGAGCGAGCACCGCGCCGTCCGGTATCCGGGCCGCGGCGGAGTCGGCGTCGAGCAGTTCAGCTGTGCGAGACATCGTTCACCTCAGGCGCTATGTAATCGCTTACAGAGAGGAAAACTACGTTTCTTGCTGCCCCTAAGTCAATACTGAAATCGCTTTCTCTACCAGGGTACCGGTCCGGCGGAGCCCCGCTCGATCACCTGCACGGCCAGGCAAACCGGATCAGGCAGCGGTTCGCCGTACAGCACCGCCCGCAGCATCTGCCAGGTCCGGTCGCCGAGCGCGCGCTGGTCTGCCGCCGTCGTCGTCAACGCCGGATCCACGTGCCGCGCGAGAGCGATGTCGTCGCAGCCGGTGATCGACAGGTCCTCCGGGACGCGAATGCCACACTGGCGCGCCGCGCGCATCGCACCGATCGCGACCAAGTCGTTGAAGGCGACCAGCGCTGTCGGTCCATGCCGCATCGCGTGCTCGAACGCTTCGTAACCCTGATCAACGCCTTCCCCCGCCGGGATGGCGACCGACTCGAGCCCGAAAGCCGCCGCCCGCTGGACCGCACGCCAACGCTCCGCGTTGTGCCAAGACCCGGCCGTGCCGGCGAGATACGCCAGCCGCCGGTGCCCCAGGCGCGACAGCAAACCGCAGAGGGCGAACGTCGCACCGAACGCGTCGACCGTCACCACAGGCAACGCCAAGCCGGACTCAACTCGGTTCACCAGCACGACCGGCGCGCATTCAGCCGCGAGGACACGGAGATCCGAGACGGCCATCCGAGGTGCGACAACCACGATTCCGTCCGCCTGGCGCAGCAGCCCGCACGCCAGCTCGAGTTCGCTGGACGCATGATTGTCGGCGTCCGCGACCAGGGTCCGCAGGCCGTCCGCCGCCGCATGCACCGTCACCGCCTTCAGAACACCGCTGAAATACGGATTCGCCAGGTCGGGCACAAGCACACCGATCGTGTCGAAGCGACCCGACACCAGCCCCTTCGCGGCAGGGTTGGGCCGGTAGCCCAATGCCGTGACAGCCGCGTGCACCCGTTCGGCGGCCTCCGGCCGCACGGATCGACGCCCAGACAACACGCGGGAGACCGTGGCGATCGAGACGCCGGCCGCTTCGGCCACTGAGCCGATCGTTGCGCGTTGTCGCTCAGGCATCACTCCGCAACTGTAAGCGATTACCATTGACAGCGGTAGCGTCGCTTCTTAGAGTGCCACACAAGCTAACCTTCAGCTTCCCCGCTACCTCAGAGATATGAAATCCTTTACCTAACAGATCTGACGGAGCGCCGAGCCGCTTCGGAGCCGCACCGTCCGGGTCGGCGCACCCGGACACGGCTGGGCACATTACGCCTGTCGGTTCGAGATCTACGACGTCGTGCTCACCGTGGCCGGCAAGACCGGAAGCTCGGCGGAAAACTGCGGAATCAGGTGGATGGACCGTCACTCTGCGGTGTGGCCTCGCGATGATCTCCCTGGCCGTCTGCGTCCGGCCTCGGGAAGATCTTGCGCACCGCCTCCGCCCAGTGCCCGATCTCGAGCCGCGACCACGAGACCACCCCAGATCGGAGAGCACCGAAGTTGGCCCGTTCCGCACCCAACCACCCGATCCCCGCTGTCGAACTCAACGACGGCACCCTCATGCCGCAGCTCGGCCTCGGCACATACCGGATCGCCGACGATGTCGCCCAGACTGTCGTCGCGACCGCGCTCGACGCCGGTTACCGCCATTTCGACCTGGCCTCCTACTACCGGAACGAGCGTGCGGTCGGACTCGCGCTCCGCCGAAGCGGCATCGCACGCTCGGAGTTGTTCCTGACGTCGAAGGTGTGGAACGACTCGCACGGATACGAGCACACCGTTCAGGCATTTGAACGCAGCCTCGCGGAGATCGAGACGGACTACCTCGACCTCTACCTGATCCACTGGCCCGCATCCGATCCGGCGCTCACCCGCGATACCTGGCGTGCGCTGGAAGATCTTGCCCGCGACGGAAGGGCCCGCTCGATCGGAGTGTCGAATTTCAGCACCAGCCAGCTTGAATCTCTCTTGCGCGGGACGACGATCGTGCCCGCGGTCAACCAGATCGAGCTGCACCCCTACCTGCCGCAAACCGAGTTGCGGGAGTTACATCGCGCACAGGGGATCGTCACCCAGGCATGGGCGCCGCTCGGACGCGCGGCCGTCCTGGACGATCCGGTGATTGCCGATATAGCGCGCCGGCATCGGACCACCACTGCACAAGTGGTTCTCCGGTGGCACCTGCAGCTCGGGACCGTCGCCCTGCCGAAATCCGTGACCCCTCAGCGGATCCGGGCCAACGCACAGGTTCACGGCTTCGCGCTTGACGAAACGGATCTGGCCCGGATCGCATCGCTCGACCACGGTCGGCACGTCGGACCGACAGCCAGCGAACCGAAGTAGGCGGACACTGGGAAAGGGCGGAAAATGCACGTCGCACAACGCAGGACCCTCGGCCGGACCGGCATCGACCCGTCGTTGCTGTCCTTCGGCGCAGCGCCTATCGGCAACTTCCTTCGCCCGTTCCGGGAAGCGGATGCGCGAGGGATGGTCGACCAGGCATGGGAACTCGGCATCAGGTACTACGACACCGCACCTCTCTACGGGCACGGGCTGAGCGAGTATCGGCTCGGCCACGCCCTGCGGGAGCGGCCACGGCAGGAATTCTTCCTGTCCACCAAGGTCGGCAGGGTGTTGCGGCCGGCCGCGCCGGGTACTTTCGACTCGGGTTTGTGGACCGACCCCGCCCCGTTCGCGGTCACCTACGACTACAGCTATGACGGGGTGCTGCGATCGGTCGAGGACAGCCTGCAACGCCTCCTGGTCGATCGCGTCGACATCCTTCTGCTGCACGACATCGACCGCTACACCCATGGCGACGCCCAGCCGGACATGTTCGAAACCGCTATGACCGGCGGTGCCCGGGCGCTGGAACGACTTCGGGACGAAGGCGTGACGAAGGCCATCGGCGTCGGTGTCAACGAGGCGGACGTGTGCGCCGAAGCGCTGCGCCGGATGGACGCGGACTGCGCCCTGCTCGCCGGAAGGTACACGCTGCTCGAGCAGGAGCCGCTCGACGACCTGCTCCCCCTGTGCCTTGACCGCGGCATCGGAGTGATCCTCGGCGGTGTCTACAACAGCGGTGTCCTGGCGACCGGCCCCAAGCCTGGAGCGAAGTTCAACTACGCACCCGCACCACCGGACATCCTGCAACGCGCAGGCCGGCTACAGGCGATCTGCGACCGCCACCATGTCCCGCTCCCAGCAGTCGCTCTCCAGTTCGCGGCCGCACACCCCGCAGTCGCCTCGATCTGCATCGGCTCCCGAACACCGGACCAGCAGGCGGCGACCGCGCAGTGGCTCGAGACTCTCCTCCCTGCCGAGCTGTGGCAGGACCTCCGCAGCGAGGGACTGGTCCGTGAAGACGCGCCCACCGCATGACTTCTCCGCGTCGCGTGCACCGACTGACACACGAAGTGCTCCGAGCTTCTCGCGATCCGCTTGCCCCCTGCTCGCGGCAGAGCCGAGTCGCGGGCCAGGCCGCACAGTGGCGCGGACGCAACGGCTGACACCGAAGCCACACCGGCTACTGGCTCGAGGCCTGCGGTGCGCGCCGCCGAGAGCTCCTGCGCGGTCTCGCGCTACACGCCGCTTCGCAGCAGCGAGATGAGCGGCGAGCTCACCGGCGAGGTCTGCGTCCGGCAGGTCTGCGTACGCAGTGGCTGCTCGACCGGCACCGCGGCGGACTCGGCTGCACGTTCGCGAGCGAGACCACGACCGCAACGCGCGTTTGAGCAACTCCAAAGCAGCGCAGGAGAGCAAGCGGAGGCCACGCCGCCGTCACCCCGAACACACTCAACGACAGAGCAGCACTGATTATTCGCGCGCAACGACAGCGAGATCCCGAACCGCAAAGGTGTGAACCGGCGCCCACCGGGTATGCGCCCGTTCGAACGGGTCGCGCGCGGAAGGGCAGAGAGGATGAACCGCTTCCTCGGAATTTATCTCAATGATCAGCTGGCGCTGGGCGTGCTGTGGCGAGAACTGGCCTTCCGCGCCGCACGGAACAACCGGGAGACGGATCTCGCGGCCGCGCTCGACGAGGTCGCCGCTGCGATCGCCGAGGACGTAAGCGCGTTCGAAGGCGTTCTGCGGCGGCTCGGCGTCCGGCCGAATCCGGTCAAGACCTGGCTCGCGGTCGCCGCGGAACGGGCTGGCCGGCTCAAATGCAACGGCCGGGTCCGCGGATTCTCGCCGCTCAGCCGGTTCTTCGAAATGGAGGCGCTCGCGATGGGCATCGAGGGGAAGAAGATTCTGTGGCACACCGTCGCGGATCTCGCGGCCGCGCGGGAGATGCTGCCCGACGTCGATTTCGACGCCCTGCTCGACCGGGCCGAGCATCAGCGGGACGTGCTGGAGCCGTGCCGCCGGCGCGCCGGAGCGGCGGCTTTCCGTCCGTCCGGTGCCGGCCGGTCCTGACTGGACGGTTGCGCGAACGCGTTTGTCCCGCCTCGGCACGGGTATCCGGGCGGACCGACCGAGACCAAGGGAGTCCCGATGTCCGCGCCTGTTCGAGCCGACCCGCAGCCCCGGCCGCCGGGTGGACTGTTCCGGTTGCCCGGGGTGTACCGCCCGCAGCACGACACCGCTCTGCTCGCCTCTGTGCTGGCCGAGGACCCGCGCATCGGCCCCGGGCTGCGCTGCGCGGACCTGGGCACCGGCAGCGGAGCGCTGGCGATCGGGCTGGCGCGGACCGGGGCCGCCGTCGTCGCGACGGACGTTTCGTCGCGGGCACTGGCTTCTGCCTGGGCGAACGCCGTCGTTCGGGCACTGCGGATCGGCCTCGTCCGGGGCGGGCTCACCGCGGCCGCGGCAGCCGGCCCGTATGACGTCGTCGCGGTAAACCCGCCCTACGTCCCGTCCCCGGCCCCGGCGGTCCGCTCGACGCGCGCGTGGGACGCCGGGCCGGACGGGCGCGAGCTGATCGACCCGCTGTGTGCTGCCGCCCCGGCGCTGCTGAACCGCAACGGTGTGCTGTACCTAGTGCAGTCGACGATGTCCGATGTGGACAAAAGCCGGCACGCCTTGGCCGCCGCCGGACTGCGCAGCAAGGTGGTCGCGCGCGCGGAAGTGCCGTTCGGGCCGGTGGTTTCCGGGCGGCTGCGGTATTTGACCGAGCGCGGATTCGTACGGCCCGGGGACCGCACCGAGGAACTGGTGGTGCTGCGTGCCGCGCGATGAACGGCGGGTCCGGATCGTGC
This sequence is a window from Amycolatopsis benzoatilytica AK 16/65. Protein-coding genes within it:
- a CDS encoding acyl CoA:acetate/3-ketoacid CoA transferase, with amino-acid sequence MSRTAELLDADSAAARIPDGAVLALTGSGGGILEADEVFAAIERRFIATGSPRGLTVIHALGIGDNGAKGLNRFAHPGLARRVIGGHWTWSQTMQKLAATNQIEAYALPAGVISALLRESGARRPGLFTRVGLGTFVDPRHGGGKLNEAASEDLVELVEYDGHEYLRYRPLAVDVAIVRGSAADLRGNLSLAEEAALLDVQAVAASARGNGGIVIAQAKRVAATGSLEPRSVHLPAPLVDVVVEEPGQWQTYAAEYDPGLTGQFTPASRTAAQGETASWGARTVIARRAALEVTPGMVVNVGFGMSAEVVDVLADHGRMEDVDLCIEQGAVGGRMETGQLFGLSRAPYAQVPSTTQFDFFATRLLDVTALGMAEVDQHGNVNVSRIAGQVVGPGGFIDIVSGARKVVFCGTLTARGLKVSTADGRLRIDREGSVAKFVPSVAERTFSAETALADGQQVVYVTERAVFELGPDGLVLTEIAEGLDLERDVLAHLGFTPRVGDLRTIPRAVFAGGPLWPGARH
- a CDS encoding LacI family DNA-binding transcriptional regulator, giving the protein MAEAAGVSIATVSRVLSGRRSVRPEAAERVHAAVTALGYRPNPAAKGLVSGRFDTIGVLVPDLANPYFSGVLKAVTVHAAADGLRTLVADADNHASSELELACGLLRQADGIVVVAPRMAVSDLRVLAAECAPVVLVNRVESGLALPVVTVDAFGATFALCGLLSRLGHRRLAYLAGTAGSWHNAERWRAVQRAAAFGLESVAIPAGEGVDQGYEAFEHAMRHGPTALVAFNDLVAIGAMRAARQCGIRVPEDLSITGCDDIALARHVDPALTTTAADQRALGDRTWQMLRAVLYGEPLPDPVCLAVQVIERGSAGPVPW
- a CDS encoding methyltransferase, translated to MSAPVRADPQPRPPGGLFRLPGVYRPQHDTALLASVLAEDPRIGPGLRCADLGTGSGALAIGLARTGAAVVATDVSSRALASAWANAVVRALRIGLVRGGLTAAAAAGPYDVVAVNPPYVPSPAPAVRSTRAWDAGPDGRELIDPLCAAAPALLNRNGVLYLVQSTMSDVDKSRHALAAAGLRSKVVARAEVPFGPVVSGRLRYLTERGFVRPGDRTEELVVLRAAR
- a CDS encoding aldo/keto reductase, whose product is MPQLGLGTYRIADDVAQTVVATALDAGYRHFDLASYYRNERAVGLALRRSGIARSELFLTSKVWNDSHGYEHTVQAFERSLAEIETDYLDLYLIHWPASDPALTRDTWRALEDLARDGRARSIGVSNFSTSQLESLLRGTTIVPAVNQIELHPYLPQTELRELHRAQGIVTQAWAPLGRAAVLDDPVIADIARRHRTTTAQVVLRWHLQLGTVALPKSVTPQRIRANAQVHGFALDETDLARIASLDHGRHVGPTASEPK
- a CDS encoding aldo/keto reductase, whose amino-acid sequence is MHVAQRRTLGRTGIDPSLLSFGAAPIGNFLRPFREADARGMVDQAWELGIRYYDTAPLYGHGLSEYRLGHALRERPRQEFFLSTKVGRVLRPAAPGTFDSGLWTDPAPFAVTYDYSYDGVLRSVEDSLQRLLVDRVDILLLHDIDRYTHGDAQPDMFETAMTGGARALERLRDEGVTKAIGVGVNEADVCAEALRRMDADCALLAGRYTLLEQEPLDDLLPLCLDRGIGVILGGVYNSGVLATGPKPGAKFNYAPAPPDILQRAGRLQAICDRHHVPLPAVALQFAAAHPAVASICIGSRTPDQQAATAQWLETLLPAELWQDLRSEGLVREDAPTA